Proteins found in one Bacteroidota bacterium genomic segment:
- a CDS encoding PorV/PorQ family protein, translated as MHARALALSWLCWGLLCGPLGAQNRPVSKVGTTAAAFLEIGVGARAQGLGGAFVALANSAEALYWNPAGLAQLSAHEAFLTHSRWLAELTFDYLGVALRLDPWGTLGVSVTRLGMPEMLVRTEDRPEGTGEWFGASDLAVGLSYGRPITDRFSIGFTVKYIEQRIWHTSAVGFAADLGTQFRTDFFGGLVIGASITNFGTDMRLSGRDLRVFVDPDPRQLGNNSRIPANLETEAWSLPVHFQVGVATTALRTPFHRLSLAADAVYPSSNYQSLNGGLEYSFRDRLWLRLGYQNALLRDGEGGFSWGLGLLQPLPYPRGRARIDYAYRAFGRLGAVHVLSLGVSF; from the coding sequence ATGCACGCGCGCGCTCTTGCGTTGTCTTGGCTCTGCTGGGGCCTTCTTTGCGGACCGCTGGGTGCGCAAAACCGGCCCGTATCCAAGGTGGGCACTACGGCAGCGGCTTTCCTGGAGATCGGCGTTGGCGCTAGAGCCCAAGGCCTAGGCGGAGCTTTTGTTGCCCTGGCCAATTCCGCCGAGGCGCTGTATTGGAATCCGGCTGGTCTGGCCCAGCTAAGTGCTCATGAGGCGTTTTTGACCCACAGCCGCTGGCTGGCGGAACTGACCTTCGACTATCTAGGTGTGGCCCTCAGGTTAGATCCTTGGGGGACTTTGGGGGTCTCTGTCACCCGCCTGGGTATGCCGGAGATGCTTGTGCGCACCGAGGACCGTCCGGAGGGGACTGGCGAGTGGTTTGGCGCCTCGGATTTGGCCGTAGGGCTTTCCTATGGACGCCCTATCACGGATCGCTTCTCGATCGGCTTTACGGTCAAGTACATCGAGCAGCGCATTTGGCACACCTCGGCTGTCGGGTTTGCTGCGGATCTGGGGACGCAGTTCCGTACCGATTTCTTTGGCGGGCTCGTAATAGGGGCCTCTATTACCAACTTCGGCACGGATATGCGCCTTTCGGGGCGCGATCTGCGCGTTTTTGTCGACCCCGACCCTCGCCAGCTCGGCAACAACAGCCGCATTCCGGCCAACCTCGAGACTGAGGCCTGGAGCCTGCCCGTGCACTTTCAGGTCGGGGTCGCCACGACCGCCCTGCGCACCCCGTTTCACCGGCTCTCGCTTGCGGCCGACGCCGTCTATCCGAGCTCCAACTACCAGTCCCTGAACGGAGGGTTGGAGTACAGCTTCCGAGATCGCTTGTGGCTGCGTCTAGGCTATCAGAACGCCCTTCTGCGCGACGGAGAGGGGGGCTTTAGCTGGGGGTTGGGCCTGCTACAGCCTTTGCCCTATCCGCGAGGCCGAGCTCGCATCGATTACGCCTATCGCGCCTTTGGGCGCTTGGGCGCCGTGCATGTGCTCAGTCTGGGGGTGAGCTTCTGA
- a CDS encoding extracellular solute-binding protein: MRHRAWLWGLWTLALGCASDRPPPQKASTGPIELLYWCAPNPDEVAIARELVAAWNRRHPEVRVRLQPLPAGQSSEEVLLAAVAARTTPDVCSNIWPGIVPDLARAGALLALDAMPGFDSLVRSRLPEGMLEAFRSADGRVYQLPWKTNPILMQYNVRLLREAGFSRPPRTYSEYLEAAARLRRDLDGDGTPDRWMGFRDIRPIWWQRYFDFYAFYLAASGGRSLFDAQGRLVLDTAAAAKVLGFFQVLFERGYYPRSTLVGNAFLNGRIATEFTGPWILAYLEKYAPPDLEYDYAPLPVPDGHRGPVYTYGDHKNIAIFSTSRHPEAAWRFVQYLVSEEADRLLLLRAQQLPIRRGLLEDPDFAPIFARHPKLRRFAEQVPYSRAVDGVRDLKEILDAVARQFERASVYGRVSPQEAVRRLVARIRLIQEWAS; encoded by the coding sequence ATGCGCCATCGCGCCTGGCTCTGGGGGCTCTGGACCTTGGCGTTGGGTTGCGCCTCGGATCGTCCGCCGCCGCAGAAGGCCTCGACAGGTCCGATTGAACTGCTCTACTGGTGCGCCCCTAATCCGGATGAGGTCGCCATAGCGCGAGAGCTGGTGGCAGCCTGGAACCGACGACATCCCGAGGTGCGCGTACGCCTGCAGCCGCTTCCGGCTGGGCAGTCCAGCGAAGAAGTGCTGCTGGCCGCTGTGGCGGCCCGCACCACGCCGGATGTGTGCTCTAATATCTGGCCCGGTATAGTGCCGGATCTGGCCCGCGCAGGGGCGCTTCTGGCCCTGGATGCGATGCCGGGCTTTGACTCGCTCGTTCGGAGTCGCCTTCCGGAGGGGATGCTGGAGGCATTTCGTTCCGCCGACGGGCGCGTCTACCAGCTGCCCTGGAAGACCAACCCGATTCTGATGCAATACAATGTACGGCTGCTTCGGGAGGCGGGCTTCTCCAGACCGCCCCGCACGTATTCGGAATATCTGGAGGCTGCCGCCCGCCTTCGGCGCGATCTGGACGGAGACGGCACCCCGGATCGCTGGATGGGCTTTCGCGACATCCGGCCCATTTGGTGGCAGCGCTACTTTGACTTTTACGCCTTTTACTTGGCCGCATCCGGGGGCCGGAGCCTCTTCGATGCGCAGGGCCGGCTTGTGCTCGATACGGCCGCGGCGGCCAAGGTTTTGGGCTTCTTCCAGGTTCTATTTGAGCGCGGATACTATCCACGCTCCACGCTGGTCGGCAACGCCTTCTTAAATGGCCGCATCGCCACGGAGTTCACAGGTCCGTGGATCCTGGCCTATCTGGAAAAGTACGCCCCCCCGGATCTGGAATACGACTACGCGCCGCTTCCCGTGCCCGATGGTCACCGGGGTCCGGTCTACACCTACGGGGATCACAAAAACATCGCCATCTTCTCCACAAGCCGTCATCCGGAGGCCGCGTGGCGTTTTGTGCAGTACCTGGTCTCCGAAGAGGCCGATCGGCTGCTGCTGCTGCGGGCTCAGCAGCTACCCATCCGTCGGGGCTTGCTGGAGGATCCGGATTTCGCCCCGATTTTCGCCCGCCACCCTAAGCTGCGCCGGTTCGCCGAGCAGGTGCCCTACAGCCGGGCTGTAGACGGGGTACGGGATTTAAAAGAGATCCTGGACGCGGTAGCCCGACAGTTCGAGCGCGCCTCCGTGTACGGCCGCGTCTCGCCTCAGGAGGCGGTCCGACGTCTGGTAGCGCGCATTCGGCTGATTCAAGAGTGGGCCTCCTAG
- a CDS encoding sugar ABC transporter permease produces the protein MKRLRLRLNPAYALVAPYVLHGLLFLGYPLLFAALLVVHRWDVLTPMEFVGLKNILRLARDELFFRALWNTGLFLAVHIPLQIALALGLALLLNQPLRGRGLFRALYFLPVVVSGVVVTLLFQQLLAYENGALNELLRKLGLGRVPWLISERWAMPSIALVATWKNVGLYVVLFLAGLQQIPEEFYEAARLEGAGAWQMFWRITLPLLNPTLVAVVVLSTIGGFSLFIEPYVLTGGGPMDATLSGMLYIYQQAFYFNHMGYAATLGLCYALVIFVVVWLQRRWVEERVHG, from the coding sequence ATGAAGAGGCTTCGCCTTCGGCTCAACCCGGCCTACGCGCTCGTAGCCCCGTATGTGCTGCACGGCCTTTTGTTCTTGGGCTATCCTTTGCTGTTTGCCGCCCTGCTGGTCGTGCACCGCTGGGATGTGCTCACCCCCATGGAGTTCGTGGGCCTGAAGAACATCCTTCGGCTTGCGCGCGATGAGCTTTTCTTCCGGGCCCTATGGAATACCGGCCTGTTTTTGGCCGTGCATATTCCGCTGCAGATCGCGCTCGCCTTGGGTTTGGCCCTGCTGCTCAATCAGCCCTTGCGGGGTCGGGGCTTGTTTCGCGCCCTGTATTTTTTGCCCGTGGTCGTCTCCGGGGTTGTGGTGACTTTGCTGTTTCAGCAGCTTCTGGCCTACGAGAACGGGGCGCTTAACGAGCTACTGCGCAAACTGGGGCTGGGGCGGGTGCCCTGGTTGATTTCGGAGCGATGGGCCATGCCCTCGATCGCCCTGGTCGCCACCTGGAAAAACGTGGGACTTTATGTGGTGCTGTTTTTGGCGGGCCTGCAGCAGATCCCGGAGGAATTTTACGAGGCCGCACGTCTAGAGGGGGCCGGAGCCTGGCAGATGTTTTGGCGCATCACGCTGCCCTTGCTCAACCCCACGTTGGTGGCCGTAGTGGTGCTCTCCACCATAGGCGGGTTTTCGCTTTTTATCGAGCCGTACGTGCTCACAGGCGGCGGTCCGATGGACGCCACGCTTTCGGGGATGCTCTACATCTACCAGCAGGCCTTTTACTTCAATCATATGGGCTACGCGGCCACCTTAGGTCTATGCTATGCGCTTGTGATCTTCGTCGTTGTCTGGCTGCAGCGTCGTTGGGTGGAGGAGCGTGTGCATGGCTAA
- a CDS encoding carbohydrate ABC transporter permease, with protein MAKHKLPLWAQLGAYGLLVSGGLLFAGPFLWLLGSSFKPEPEVGALTPWPVSFWTLESYRFVWERLPILRGLANSLLVAGSVTLLVLLTGAMAGYALARLRWRGREFLFNLALFTMTVPGILLLIPLYTLIVQLGWTDSPLGLIAPYAANAMAVLIFRQSFLSIPQELLDAARLDGCSEWRLLWTVVWPLSKPAFATVGILTFLSTWNEVLWPLMVVRDERWMTLPQLVTLFAVGGGAEAQMGPQLAAAVLLALPVVAAYAILQRHFVRSLAQTGLKG; from the coding sequence ATGGCTAAGCATAAGCTGCCGCTGTGGGCGCAGCTAGGCGCCTATGGGCTTTTGGTGTCAGGCGGGCTGCTGTTTGCCGGACCCTTTTTGTGGCTGCTGGGATCGAGCTTTAAGCCCGAGCCGGAGGTCGGAGCCCTTACGCCTTGGCCTGTAAGCTTTTGGACCCTGGAATCGTATCGGTTCGTTTGGGAACGATTGCCCATACTGCGGGGCTTGGCCAACAGCCTGCTGGTGGCCGGCTCCGTTACGCTGTTGGTGCTGCTGACGGGCGCCATGGCGGGATATGCCCTGGCCCGCCTGCGTTGGCGCGGCCGGGAGTTTCTGTTCAACCTCGCGCTTTTCACGATGACCGTTCCGGGCATCCTGCTTTTGATCCCGCTATATACGCTCATCGTGCAGCTGGGTTGGACGGATTCCCCTCTGGGGCTCATCGCCCCTTATGCGGCAAACGCTATGGCCGTGCTCATCTTCCGACAAAGCTTTCTAAGCATTCCGCAGGAGCTGCTGGATGCGGCTCGCTTAGACGGCTGCTCTGAGTGGCGCCTGCTCTGGACGGTCGTCTGGCCCCTTTCCAAGCCCGCCTTCGCGACGGTGGGGATTCTCACGTTCCTGAGCACCTGGAACGAAGTGCTGTGGCCGCTTATGGTCGTGCGCGATGAGCGCTGGATGACCCTACCTCAGCTGGTGACACTTTTCGCCGTGGGGGGTGGGGCCGAGGCCCAGATGGGCCCGCAGCTGGCGGCGGCCGTGTTGCTGGCGCTTCCCGTGGTCGCGGCATATGCGATTCTGCAGCGGCATTTCGTACGCAGCCTGGCCCAAACGGGGTTAAAAGGATAG
- a CDS encoding glycosidase, which translates to MSLFVRQRQPVLGPMLELPWASGAVFNPGAWYDGERVHLLFRAVAAGYRRVRLPQSRPYEAAFGFEPYVSCIGYAWSTDGVHFTVHPEPVLRPEEPYERFGVEDPRVARFGDRYLITYTALGRPAFEVPGGVRIALAATRDFLGIEKWGLIGPDHTDKDAVLFPRPIGGRIGLLHRIAPSIQLAWFDSLEALRHPPAHYWGDHLRELERHTILRPEFPWEAKKIGAGPTPIETEHGWLLLYHGVDARHVYRMGAALLDREDPSRVVARSPIPLLEPELDFERHGDVPNVVFPQGAVVLGDELYVYYGAADKRIGLARAPLDAVLSWLLDVCVLKG; encoded by the coding sequence ATGAGCCTCTTTGTTCGCCAACGTCAGCCCGTTCTGGGCCCAATGCTGGAGCTGCCCTGGGCGAGCGGGGCCGTCTTCAACCCCGGCGCCTGGTACGACGGGGAACGCGTGCATCTGCTATTTCGGGCCGTCGCGGCCGGATACCGTCGGGTCCGATTGCCTCAGAGCCGGCCCTACGAGGCGGCCTTTGGTTTTGAGCCGTACGTGTCCTGTATCGGCTACGCTTGGAGCACCGATGGGGTGCACTTTACGGTGCATCCGGAGCCCGTCTTGCGCCCCGAAGAGCCCTATGAGCGCTTCGGGGTCGAAGATCCTCGGGTAGCCCGCTTTGGCGATCGGTACCTGATCACCTACACGGCCCTGGGCCGGCCGGCCTTTGAGGTGCCGGGGGGCGTGCGCATCGCGCTAGCCGCCACGCGCGATTTTCTAGGCATAGAAAAATGGGGCCTCATCGGGCCGGACCACACGGACAAAGACGCCGTGCTCTTTCCCCGACCCATCGGGGGTCGCATCGGTCTGCTACATCGGATCGCGCCCTCTATCCAGCTGGCTTGGTTTGATAGCCTAGAGGCCTTGCGCCATCCGCCGGCTCATTACTGGGGGGACCATCTGCGGGAGCTGGAGCGGCATACGATCCTGCGCCCGGAGTTCCCCTGGGAGGCCAAAAAGATCGGGGCCGGCCCCACTCCGATCGAGACCGAACACGGATGGCTGCTGCTCTACCATGGCGTCGACGCCCGGCATGTCTATCGTATGGGCGCGGCCCTGTTGGACCGGGAAGACCCCAGCCGGGTCGTGGCCCGCTCCCCGATCCCGTTGCTGGAGCCCGAGCTTGACTTCGAACGCCATGGCGACGTGCCGAACGTGGTTTTTCCCCAGGGCGCCGTTGTGCTGGGCGATGAGCTCTACGTTTACTACGGGGCGGCCGACAAGCGGATTGGGCTTGCCCGAGCGCCCCTTGACGCCGTGCTGAGTTGGCTCCTGGACGTCTGCGTGCTAAAAGGATAA
- a CDS encoding glycosidase codes for MNPSPSSVPVCRLHGGQPILEAVPESAWQGRVVLNPAAVLIESGAELERLMARWGLAEAQRERLRRAGGGVVMLYRAQGARSGPWNVAPSSIGLALFTPELELLWRHPEPVLTPGAWFDRLGVEDPRCTRVGDAYYLFYTGFTAQREGALEEVAEVRILWAVTRDFLSWDVKGPVEGDLNRFPNKNAALLPEPVGGRWYLLHRPMAGPDAMAIHLASAQTPEGPWRTEGMLMRSYAYAAFARSWVGAAGPPLALGGGRFLMLYHIGHYKRPDQREREYHLGAALLDLNAPPEARVRSRLEPILKPEGPLERSGDPELGVDNVVFSCAQYVWRDQLIIPYAGADSRIFAAAVPLVELVRALQSQSG; via the coding sequence GTGAACCCCTCCCCGTCTTCTGTGCCCGTGTGCCGGCTACACGGCGGCCAGCCCATATTGGAGGCCGTGCCGGAGTCTGCCTGGCAGGGGCGTGTTGTGCTCAATCCGGCTGCGGTCCTCATCGAAAGCGGAGCGGAGCTGGAGCGACTCATGGCCCGCTGGGGGCTTGCCGAGGCGCAGCGTGAGCGCCTGCGGCGGGCCGGCGGAGGGGTGGTGATGCTCTATCGCGCCCAGGGCGCCCGCTCAGGGCCCTGGAACGTGGCCCCCTCCTCGATAGGGCTTGCGCTCTTTACGCCGGAGCTGGAGCTCCTTTGGCGCCATCCGGAGCCCGTGCTCACGCCGGGGGCGTGGTTTGATCGGCTGGGGGTCGAAGATCCCCGCTGCACCCGGGTGGGCGACGCCTACTACCTGTTTTACACGGGCTTTACAGCCCAGCGGGAAGGCGCACTCGAAGAGGTCGCAGAGGTGCGGATTCTGTGGGCGGTGACGCGCGACTTTCTGTCCTGGGACGTAAAGGGGCCCGTGGAGGGGGATCTGAACCGTTTTCCTAACAAAAACGCCGCGCTCCTGCCGGAGCCCGTCGGCGGACGCTGGTATCTGCTGCATCGGCCCATGGCCGGGCCCGATGCCATGGCCATTCATCTGGCCTCCGCGCAGACCCCCGAGGGACCCTGGCGCACCGAGGGGATGCTCATGCGCAGCTATGCGTATGCCGCCTTCGCCCGCTCCTGGGTCGGCGCCGCCGGACCCCCACTTGCGCTCGGAGGGGGGCGATTTCTGATGCTCTACCACATCGGCCACTACAAGAGGCCCGATCAGCGGGAGCGGGAATACCATCTGGGCGCGGCCCTGCTGGACTTGAACGCGCCGCCGGAGGCGCGCGTGCGATCGCGCCTGGAGCCCATCCTAAAACCCGAGGGGCCGCTTGAGCGGAGCGGCGATCCCGAGCTGGGGGTCGACAACGTGGTCTTTAGCTGCGCCCAGTACGTCTGGCGGGATCAGCTCATCATCCCCTACGCGGGGGCCGATAGCCGCATCTTCGCCGCCGCCGTGCCGCTTGTGGAGCTCGTGCGCGCGCTCCAGTCCCAGTCAGGCTAG
- a CDS encoding DoxX family membrane protein, with protein sequence MEQALFWLGRILMGGYFLFNAFNHFANVRAMSGYAASKGVPAPAAAVIVTGLLLAAGGLAILLGRYTQIGLWALVLFFVVVTPWMHAFWAVQDPTQRMAEQIHFLKNLALLGSVLLLLYFWQP encoded by the coding sequence ATGGAACAAGCCCTTTTCTGGCTCGGCCGCATCTTGATGGGGGGATATTTTCTGTTCAACGCCTTCAACCATTTCGCCAACGTTCGGGCTATGAGCGGCTATGCGGCATCCAAAGGTGTGCCAGCTCCGGCGGCGGCCGTGATCGTAACGGGGCTCCTGTTGGCCGCAGGCGGGCTTGCGATCCTGCTCGGCCGCTACACGCAGATCGGCCTTTGGGCCCTGGTGCTCTTTTTCGTCGTGGTCACCCCTTGGATGCACGCCTTCTGGGCTGTGCAAGACCCCACTCAGCGCATGGCGGAGCAGATCCATTTTCTTAAAAACCTCGCCCTGCTGGGGAGCGTGCTGCTGCTGCTTTATTTCTGGCAGCCATAA
- a CDS encoding helix-turn-helix transcriptional regulator, translating into MSEATQPKRSPKESEAFCPVYAAVDLLQAKWTLHIVRALLEGDKGFNELARAVGGCNPATLTQRLEHLVAVGVISKTVESHMPPRTRYRLTEAGRALEAVIASIEAWARRYLPHQVAG; encoded by the coding sequence ATGTCGGAAGCCACTCAACCCAAGCGATCTCCAAAGGAATCGGAGGCGTTTTGCCCCGTATATGCGGCCGTCGATTTGCTGCAGGCCAAATGGACGCTGCATATCGTGCGGGCCCTTCTGGAGGGCGATAAGGGCTTCAACGAGCTCGCCCGCGCTGTGGGCGGCTGTAACCCTGCCACGCTGACCCAGCGCCTGGAGCATCTGGTGGCCGTGGGGGTGATCTCCAAGACCGTCGAATCGCACATGCCCCCCCGCACGCGCTATCGACTAACGGAAGCAGGGCGAGCGCTAGAGGCCGTGATCGCCTCCATTGAGGCCTGGGCGCGGCGCTATCTTCCGCATCAAGTTGCTGGCTAG
- the rpmB gene encoding 50S ribosomal protein L28: MARRDELTGKGPVSGFHVSHANNHTKRRFLPNLQKKRFYVPEEGRWVTLKVSAQTIKTIEKKGIYAVLQEARKKGIKV, translated from the coding sequence ATGGCCAGACGCGACGAGCTTACGGGCAAGGGACCTGTATCCGGTTTTCACGTATCGCACGCCAACAACCACACGAAGCGGCGTTTTCTGCCCAACCTGCAGAAAAAGCGCTTCTACGTGCCCGAAGAAGGACGCTGGGTTACGCTCAAAGTCTCGGCGCAGACCATCAAGACGATCGAGAAAAAGGGCATCTACGCCGTACTGCAGGAGGCCCGCAAAAAGGGCATCAAGGTCTAG
- a CDS encoding aminopeptidase P N-terminal domain-containing protein has product MRATALGLLLSLAPSLWAQHPPYIYDADRLPADFHRDRRERILERIGAEGLAVFFSNPVRNRSNDVDYSPYKPDNNLYYLTGLDEPEAVLVLSGTPLEVAGRRTREVAFVRPRDPEREIWTGRRLGPELAERLLGLERALPTTRFPGWIDSLLRRFSGTVYLLPPPEGVAQGSELARQLEAVYRALGYRPPGPQERRLRALLAGADTPERFERARAILRSASWTVSDTTLNRLAARLQVAARFEDWNALRARWLERSDGRPRVDDASLGRWMAELRQVKTEAELRLLRRAIAITVEAHRELMRQARPGMHEYELQAIAEYVFKRRGAQAPGFPSIVGSGENTVILHYETNRRQSRPGDLVLVDIGAEYHGYTADVTRTFPISGRFSSEQRAIYEVVLAAQEAVFRAVKPGATLAELNAIARREIARGLMRLGLIGSEAEVGRYFMHGVAHHIGLDVHDVSTGSPLEPGMVIAVEPGVYIAEGSPCEPKWWNIGVRIEDDLLITPQGYALLSEGAPRTVAEIEALMRRGRQER; this is encoded by the coding sequence ATGCGCGCAACCGCCCTGGGACTGCTCCTGAGCCTTGCGCCAAGCCTTTGGGCTCAGCATCCCCCGTACATCTACGACGCCGATCGGCTTCCGGCCGACTTTCATCGGGATCGTCGCGAGCGCATCCTGGAGCGGATCGGGGCCGAAGGGCTGGCTGTTTTCTTCAGCAACCCCGTGCGCAACCGATCCAACGACGTAGACTATTCCCCCTATAAGCCAGACAATAACCTTTACTACCTTACAGGCCTGGATGAGCCCGAGGCTGTGCTTGTGCTCTCCGGGACTCCTCTGGAGGTAGCAGGGCGCCGGACGCGCGAGGTGGCCTTCGTGCGACCCCGCGATCCGGAGCGCGAAATCTGGACCGGCCGCCGGTTGGGCCCGGAACTGGCCGAGCGCCTTCTGGGCCTGGAACGAGCCCTCCCGACGACGCGTTTTCCGGGCTGGATCGACTCGCTACTGCGCCGCTTCTCCGGAACGGTTTACCTGCTGCCCCCTCCCGAAGGCGTGGCGCAGGGAAGCGAGCTAGCGCGGCAGCTGGAGGCCGTATACCGAGCCCTAGGCTATCGGCCCCCAGGCCCTCAAGAACGCCGGCTGCGCGCGCTTCTTGCCGGGGCCGACACGCCGGAACGCTTCGAGCGGGCTCGCGCGATTTTGCGTTCGGCCTCCTGGACGGTGTCCGATACGACGCTCAATCGGCTCGCGGCGCGCCTACAGGTCGCAGCGCGCTTTGAGGACTGGAACGCCCTGCGCGCTCGCTGGTTGGAGCGTTCGGATGGCCGTCCCCGGGTCGACGACGCGAGTCTGGGGCGCTGGATGGCCGAGCTGCGGCAGGTCAAAACGGAAGCCGAGCTACGCCTGCTCCGGCGGGCCATAGCCATCACCGTGGAGGCGCACCGAGAGCTTATGCGGCAGGCCAGACCGGGTATGCACGAATACGAGCTGCAAGCCATCGCGGAATACGTCTTTAAGCGCCGCGGCGCTCAAGCTCCGGGTTTTCCCTCGATCGTAGGCAGCGGTGAGAACACGGTCATCCTCCACTACGAAACCAACCGCCGTCAGAGCCGTCCGGGGGATCTGGTGCTCGTGGACATCGGGGCCGAATATCACGGCTATACGGCCGATGTGACGCGCACGTTTCCCATCTCGGGCCGCTTTAGCTCCGAGCAACGGGCGATCTACGAGGTGGTGCTCGCCGCACAAGAGGCCGTATTTCGGGCTGTAAAGCCCGGGGCCACCTTGGCCGAGTTGAACGCGATCGCCCGCCGCGAGATCGCGCGCGGTCTTATGCGCCTAGGCCTGATCGGAAGCGAAGCCGAGGTGGGCCGATATTTTATGCACGGCGTGGCGCATCACATCGGACTCGACGTACACGACGTGTCCACAGGTTCCCCGCTGGAGCCCGGCATGGTGATCGCGGTGGAGCCGGGCGTCTATATCGCCGAGGGCTCCCCGTGTGAGCCTAAGTGGTGGAACATCGGGGTGCGTATCGAAGACGACTTGCTCATCACGCCACAGGGCTACGCCTTGCTTTCCGAAGGCGCCCCCCGCACGGTGGCCGAGATCGAGGCTTTGATGCGCAGGGGTCGCCAAGAACGTTAA
- the rpmG gene encoding 50S ribosomal protein L33 — translation MAKAKGNRVQVILECVSCKQGFHPGVSRYVTTKNRRNTQQRLELRKYCRYERKHTLHREVK, via the coding sequence ATGGCTAAGGCAAAAGGAAACCGAGTACAGGTCATTCTGGAGTGCGTCTCTTGCAAGCAGGGCTTCCATCCGGGTGTGTCGCGATACGTGACCACCAAGAACCGACGCAACACGCAACAGCGCCTGGAGCTGCGCAAATATTGCCGTTATGAGCGCAAGCATACGCTCCATCGCGAGGTCAAATAA
- the nadA gene encoding quinolinate synthase NadA: MFVVVSPLLASHELTTDSEALANAIRALKAEKQAVLLAHYYQDPSIQDLADYVGDSLNLARQAARTQARMIVFAGVHFMAEVAKMLNPEKKVILPDLEAGCSLADNCPPEAFAEFVRAHPGHEVVVYINTSAAVKALADVVVTSSNAEHIIGQIPEERPILFAPDRNLGRYLQRRTGRQMVLWEGTCVVHEAFSVQRILELKAQYPEALLLAHPECEESVLALADFVGSTTAIARYASQSPARVFIVATEPGILHRMRQESPQKTFIPAPPRTESCSCQECPYMRRITLQKIYQSLLEEGPEITLPEALRQRALRPIERMLALSAGIP; the protein is encoded by the coding sequence ATGTTCGTCGTAGTCTCACCTCTTCTGGCGTCTCATGAGCTCACTACGGACTCGGAGGCGCTCGCAAACGCAATCCGCGCCCTTAAGGCGGAAAAGCAAGCCGTACTGCTCGCCCACTACTATCAAGACCCTAGCATCCAGGACCTAGCCGATTACGTGGGCGATAGCCTCAACCTGGCGCGTCAGGCCGCCCGCACCCAGGCGCGCATGATCGTCTTCGCCGGGGTGCATTTCATGGCCGAGGTGGCCAAAATGCTCAACCCCGAAAAGAAGGTGATTTTGCCCGATTTGGAGGCAGGCTGCAGCCTGGCCGATAATTGCCCTCCGGAGGCCTTCGCCGAGTTCGTGCGCGCGCATCCGGGTCATGAGGTCGTGGTTTACATCAACACCTCAGCTGCGGTGAAGGCCCTGGCCGACGTGGTCGTCACCTCCAGCAACGCCGAGCACATCATCGGCCAGATCCCGGAGGAGCGCCCGATTCTGTTCGCCCCGGATCGCAACCTGGGCCGCTATCTACAGCGCCGCACGGGCCGGCAGATGGTGTTGTGGGAGGGCACTTGCGTGGTGCACGAGGCCTTCTCGGTGCAGCGCATCCTGGAGCTCAAGGCCCAGTATCCGGAGGCCCTCCTGCTAGCCCATCCGGAGTGCGAGGAGTCCGTGCTAGCCTTGGCCGATTTCGTGGGATCCACGACGGCCATAGCTCGCTACGCCAGCCAAAGCCCCGCCCGGGTCTTCATCGTGGCCACGGAGCCGGGCATCCTACACCGCATGCGCCAGGAAAGCCCTCAGAAGACGTTTATCCCTGCGCCACCGCGCACCGAATCCTGTTCTTGCCAAGAGTGCCCCTACATGCGCCGGATCACGCTGCAGAAGATCTATCAGAGCCTTCTGGAGGAGGGTCCGGAGATCACGCTGCCCGAAGCGCTGCGGCAGCGCGCGCTGCGTCCCATCGAGCGCATGCTTGCCCTCAGCGCGGGCATTCCATAA